One Setaria viridis chromosome 7, Setaria_viridis_v4.0, whole genome shotgun sequence genomic region harbors:
- the LOC117865643 gene encoding gamma-aminobutyrate transaminase 1, mitochondrial produces MMIARRLLRSNASAQASSLVKYVTSTASLQGHTECLPDASVRHFSSAPSAQSDSTEENGFKGHGMLAPFTAGWQSNELHPLIIERSEGSYVYDINGNKYLDSLAGLWCTALGGSEPRLVKAATDQLNKLPFYHSFWNRTTRPSLDLAQEILSMFTAREMGKVFFTNSGSEANDSQVKLVWYYNNALGRPNKKKFIARTKAYHGSTLISASLTGLPALHQKFDLPAPFVLHTDCPHYWRYHLPGETEEEFATRLATNLENLILKEGPETIAAFIAEPVMGAGGVIPPPKTYFDKVQAVVKKYDILFIADEVITAFGRLGTMFGSDYYNIKPDLVSLAKALSNAYVPIGATLVSPEISDVIHSQSNKLGSFAHGFTYSGHPVACAVAIEALKIYRERDIPGHVKQIAPKFQDGIRAFADSPIIGEIRGLGMIMGTEFTNNKSPTDLFPAEWGVGAIFGQECQKRGMLVRVAGDAIMMSPTLIMTPGEVDELVSIYGEALKATEARVAELKSKKN; encoded by the exons ATGATGATTGCGCGACGCCTGCTCCGATCAAATGCCTCCGCCCAG GCAAGCAGCTTAGTGAAGTACGTAACTAGCACTGCAAGTTTGCAAGGGCACACAGAATGTTTGCCGGATGCATCAGTCAGACATTTTAGTTCAGCACCGTCTGCCCAATCTGACTCAACTGAAGAAAATGG GTTTAAGGGTCATGGCATGCTGGCACCGTTTACAGCTGGCTGGCAGAGCAATGAGTTGCATCCACTGATTATTGAGAGATCTGAG GGTTCCTATGTTTATGACATAAATGGAAATAAGTACCTAGATTCTCTTGCAGGACTATGGTGTACAGCTTTAG GTGGTAGTGAACCTCGATTAGTCAAAGCAGCAACTGATCAATTAAACAAGTTACCTTTCTATCATTCCTTTTGGAACCGCACAACCAGACCTTCATTG GATCTTGCACAGGAGATTCTTAGCATGTTCACTGCACGGGAAATGGGAAAAGTGTTCTTCACAAACAGTGGTTCAGAAGCAAATGACTCTCAG GTCAAACTGGTATGGTATTATAACAATGCGTTGGGGAGGCCAAACAAGAAGAAATTTATTGCACGAACAAAAGC ATACCATGGGTCTACATTGATATCAGCGAGCCTAACTGG TCTTCCTGCCCTGCACCAGAAGTTTGATCTACCGGCACCTTTTGTTCTGCACACTGACTGCCCTCACTATTGGCGATATCATCTTCCTG GTGAGACAGAAGAAGAGTTTGCGACTAGACTTGCCACCAATTTAGAGAACCTTATTCTCAAAGAAGGACCAGAAACA ATTGCTGCTTTCATTGCTGAACCTGTGATGGGTGCTGGTGGTGTCATTCCTCCTCCAAAGACCTATTTTGATAAG GTTCAAGCAGTGGTCAAGAAGTATGACATTCTTTTCATAGCAGATGAG GTCATTACTGCATTTGGAAGGTTGGGAACTATGTTCGGATCTGATTATTATAACATCAAACCAGATCTTGTTTCACTAGCTAAG GCTCTTTCAAACGCCTATGTACCCATAGGAGCAACTCTTGTTAGCCCAGAGATATCAGATGTGATTCATTCCCAGAGTAATAAGCTTG GTTCATTTGCTCATGGATTTACATACTCCGGTCATCCAGTTGCCTGTGCTGTGGCCATAGAAGCTCTGAAAATTTATCG TGAAAGGGATATTCCTGGCCATGTAAAGCAAATTGCTCCAAAGTTCCAGGATGGAATTAGGGCATTTGCAGACAGTCCAATTATCGGGGAG ATTCGTGGCTTGGGGATGATAATGGGAACCGAATTCACCAACAACAAATCACCGACTGATCTATTCCCTGCTGAATGGG GCGTTGGTGCAATCTTTGGGCAGGAGTGCCAGAAGCGCGGCATGCTGGTGAGGGTTGCCGGTGATGCCATCATGATGTCGCCAACACTGATCATGACACCTGGCGAAGTCGACGAG CTGGTGAGCATCTACGGAGAAGCCCTTAAGGCCACCGAGGCGAGGGTGGCGGAGCTGAAATCCAAGAAGAATTAG